DNA from Desulfitobacterium chlororespirans DSM 11544:
CTATGGGATGCTGGGTCATTGTGAGATATTTTTCTCCGCTTTCCAACACAATGGTTATCTCCTGCTGTTTATAATTCGTGTCAAAATCGTAGGTTTTGATCAGCTGCGTTATCTTATCCCCCGGCTCGATAGCCTTATTCTCCAGAATTTCTTTGGCCAGGTTGTTGATGCTGACGATGGTTAAATGCCGGTTGACGATGAGGATGCCTTCGCCGGAATTTAAAAACAACCTTCTGTACACATAGTCGGACTGTATATTCAGGAATTTGAACTTGATGATGGAGCGGAAAATATAAACAATAAAAATAAGAATAGCAAAATACATGAGAGAAAGATTGCTCTCCAGCCCAAAGTAAGCAGGCAGGATGTATTCGGAAACTATGCTGATCAGACAGGCCAGTCCGGTCCCGCTCAAGACAAATCTCAATTGGGTTCTTAATTTGGCGTCCCGCGTCATTTTATAGTGCCGCACAATAAGAATCAGGGCGAACACAGCCGGCAGACTGAACAAGGCGGACATGACCGGCGCGACGACCGGGTCGGTCAGCCGCCAGAAAGTCGGATCCGCATAATCGATGGGAAACAGGTACCTGGCCAGAATGGTGAGGGTGTTGATGGTCACCGACATATAAAATACCCCGTCCAGCTTCCTGCCGATAAACCGGTAGATAAACAGCAAGAAAGCAACCGCCATGTTGAGCATGCTGTAAAAATAGATCGTTTTCAGCACAAGCCCCAGGGTGGAAATATCGTCGCCGGCGATGCTTATGCTCAGAACCATCCAGAGGATAACCACGGTTAAGAAGCCCAAAAAGGACTCATTGACTTTATCCTTGCTTTTATTCAGATACACAAAAGTCCAAATAAATATCATAATCCCATAAACGATGGAAAAGGTAATATACTGCACGTTGCGCCCCACTTCTTTCCGCCAGGTGTCCGGGGTATTAGCCTAAACGGCCCTACACCTAATTATATGGATTTTGGCGGGCAAATCCAGAGGAAAAAAAGTACGGCGGCGGGGTCCCCTTTGCGGCAGAAGGTGGGGTGTTTGCGGTACCGGTGTATATGAAGCTG
Protein-coding regions in this window:
- a CDS encoding sensor domain-containing diguanylate cyclase translates to MQYITFSIVYGIMIFIWTFVYLNKSKDKVNESFLGFLTVVILWMVLSISIAGDDISTLGLVLKTIYFYSMLNMAVAFLLFIYRFIGRKLDGVFYMSVTINTLTILARYLFPIDYADPTFWRLTDPVVAPVMSALFSLPAVFALILIVRHYKMTRDAKLRTQLRFVLSGTGLACLISIVSEYILPAYFGLESNLSLMYFAILIFIVYIFRSIIKFKFLNIQSDYVYRRLFLNSGEGILIVNRHLTIVSINNLAKEILENKAIEPGDKITQLIKTYDFDTNYKQQEITIVLESGEKYLTMTQHPIDPDDRDSTKLLVVNDITSAKLKQKQEKELLMKRSSIDPQTGFFNKQYMLDYDEAENPDLGNTALLFIDIDNFKSINDLYGHLAGDSILKSVAECIRCSIGSEAQVIRFGGDEFVVIFANPGKNEAYLTAEEIRNKVNGLILPEHYGDLTISLSIGLAEGRAPVKELITQADEAMYSAKSHGKNRTMIFLH